In Kaistella faecalis, a genomic segment contains:
- a CDS encoding chloramphenicol acetyltransferase, with protein MKVIDTEKWNRKEHYEFFSKMASPYFGIVTEVDCTTAYKKAKEKERSFFACYLHKSMAAINSVEELKLRIVDHEVVLFDNVHAGCTIGRADGTFGFAFVSFSDDFETFNNELQEEIRAVQNSNGLRLNNDDIKKDLIRHSTLPWTSFTGLLHPTDFDRTESVPKVTFGKFSIRDGRKYLPVSIEAHHGLADGFHLAKYLNEFQKLLDHG; from the coding sequence ATGAAAGTAATCGACACAGAAAAATGGAACAGAAAGGAGCACTATGAATTCTTCTCGAAAATGGCAAGCCCCTATTTTGGTATTGTAACTGAGGTAGACTGTACGACAGCGTATAAAAAAGCTAAAGAAAAAGAACGGTCGTTTTTTGCCTGCTATCTTCACAAATCAATGGCTGCGATCAATTCAGTTGAAGAATTGAAATTAAGAATTGTTGATCATGAGGTGGTATTATTCGATAACGTGCATGCCGGCTGCACAATTGGGAGAGCAGACGGAACTTTTGGATTTGCCTTTGTCAGCTTTTCAGATGATTTCGAAACCTTCAATAATGAACTGCAGGAAGAAATCAGAGCCGTTCAGAACTCAAACGGCTTACGGTTAAACAATGATGATATAAAAAAAGACCTCATCCGGCATTCTACCCTTCCATGGACTTCATTTACCGGACTGTTGCATCCTACGGATTTTGACAGAACAGAATCAGTTCCTAAAGTTACTTTTGGCAAGTTCAGTATTCGGGATGGCAGGAAATATTTACCGGTTTCCATCGAAGCCCATCATGGATTAGCAGATGGTTTTCATTTGGCAAAGTATCTGAATGAATTTCAAAAGCTGCTGGACCATGGATAG